A portion of the Ardenticatenales bacterium genome contains these proteins:
- a CDS encoding DUF952 domain-containing protein has protein sequence MGLIYHITEAARWDAARRQGVYWPAAFGSDGFIHCSTAAQVVGVANNLYRGQAGLVLLVIDAARVDAPVVYEDLYGAGVDFPHIYGPLPASTVLTALPFTPNEDGCFTLPAFTPTQEEE, from the coding sequence ATGGGTTTGATTTATCACATTACGGAAGCGGCGCGGTGGGATGCGGCGCGGCGGCAGGGGGTGTATTGGCCTGCCGCGTTCGGCAGCGACGGGTTTATTCATTGCTCCACGGCGGCGCAGGTGGTGGGCGTGGCGAACAATCTGTATCGTGGGCAGGCGGGGTTGGTGCTGCTGGTGATTGACGCGGCGCGGGTGGATGCCCCCGTCGTGTATGAGGATTTGTATGGCGCTGGCGTGGATTTTCCACACATCTATGGACCACTGCCGGCATCTACAGTCCTGACAGCACTCCCTTTTACGCCGAACGAGGATGGATGTTTCACGCTGCCGGCATTTACGCCGACGCAGGAGGAAGAATAA
- a CDS encoding helix-turn-helix domain-containing protein, giving the protein MDDFVKWLNAQTERRSWSNNELGRRAGVSRSTISLVLTGQQSPTWEFCYRMAQALKEPPEKVFRLAGLLPPAPPERDPLIQELLEIARKLDATDRDELLAYARLRYQRAQEKG; this is encoded by the coding sequence ATGGATGATTTCGTGAAGTGGCTAAACGCACAAACAGAACGCCGCTCATGGTCAAACAATGAGCTTGGGCGTCGTGCGGGTGTTTCACGCTCCACGATCTCTTTGGTTCTAACTGGGCAACAATCGCCCACGTGGGAGTTTTGCTATAGGATGGCTCAGGCTCTCAAGGAACCACCGGAGAAGGTTTTCCGGCTGGCTGGGCTGTTGCCGCCCGCGCCCCCGGAACGCGATCCGCTTATTCAGGAACTTTTGGAGATTGCCAGAAAACTAGACGCTACTGATAGAGACGAGTTATTAGCATATGCCAGACTACGCTATCAGCGGGCGCAGGAGAAAGGCTAG